From one Planktothrix agardhii NIES-204 genomic stretch:
- a CDS encoding A/G-specific adenine glycosylase produces MLQISSPLAHKIIGVGVIWNHQKQILIDKRPAKDLLGGLWEFPGGKLEAGETLEDCIKREIQEELAIEIEVEDHLITIEHTYTDFKVTLNVYHCRYLGGEPQPLECDEIRWVTLDEINQFPFPKANEKIIAALRNNP; encoded by the coding sequence ATGCTTCAAATATCTTCTCCCTTAGCCCATAAAATTATTGGTGTTGGTGTAATTTGGAATCATCAAAAACAAATTTTAATTGATAAACGACCTGCCAAGGATTTATTGGGAGGACTGTGGGAATTTCCAGGGGGAAAACTGGAGGCGGGAGAAACCCTAGAAGATTGTATTAAACGGGAAATTCAAGAAGAATTAGCGATTGAAATAGAAGTCGAAGATCATTTAATTACTATTGAACACACCTATACCGATTTTAAAGTAACTTTAAATGTCTATCACTGTCGTTATTTGGGGGGAGAACCCCAGCCTTTAGAATGTGATGAAATTCGCTGGGTCACTTTAGATGAAATTAATCAATTTCCCTTTCCTAAAGCCAATGAAAAAATTATTGCCGCCTTGAGAAATAATCCCTAA
- a CDS encoding two-component response regulator — translation MSVSQSSILTILAVDDSKVMQGLVQQALGKEYRVLVADNAVDALSTIYHEAVSVLLLDVAMPGIDGLELCRTVRSIPQFQNLPIIMLTSRDGAFDKVQGRLAGASEYLTKPFDAQKLSEVVSQVLQLQQINPQGYPH, via the coding sequence ATGTCAGTATCTCAAAGTTCTATACTCACCATTTTAGCCGTTGACGATAGTAAAGTCATGCAAGGACTCGTCCAACAGGCATTAGGGAAAGAATATCGTGTCCTTGTTGCTGATAATGCTGTAGACGCTTTATCCACAATTTACCATGAAGCTGTTTCGGTTTTACTTCTGGATGTGGCTATGCCGGGAATTGATGGCCTAGAACTCTGTCGCACCGTTCGTAGTATTCCTCAGTTTCAGAATTTGCCTATTATTATGTTAACATCAAGGGACGGTGCTTTTGATAAGGTTCAAGGCCGTCTAGCGGGCGCGAGTGAATATCTCACTAAACCCTTTGATGCTCAAAAGTTATCGGAAGTTGTTAGTCAAGTTTTGCAATTACAGCAAATTAATCCTCAAGGTTATCCCCACTAA
- a CDS encoding two-component sensor histidine kinase — protein MNARFLGQTMFSPEGNNLSQVIHRFAEIPFDDLTHLASHLAQTPIALITFMDVSHQWLKSQVGLTEKIHPYLNFCEFIIYLQCQFQSLREDQEDPDHSLTPNSSNSTLKLSPEPIIIPDTWDDQRFSSQPLVKQDHGIRFYLGIPLITTDNLMVGMLSIMDYQPRKLSPETIKALQALNNQIISQINLHRQLIHSKTKLSQLEDIINERKQVWEVVRQERDFVCAVLDTVSALVIVLDPDGRIIRFNRTCEQLTGYSAEEVEGKTFDELGVNLLPLDSGSQPHSGGMMIEFDEPPKSVKTQNSVPLIPNHTRLNAWETEWVKPNGQRHWITWSNTALFQANGLIKYVIATGIDITERRQSEVRMELLERAITASPSGIVISDFAATDCPIIYCNPAFEKLTGYSQEEVLGRNCRMLQGEDTDPKELARLRDAIAQNTDCSVTLKNYRKDGNYFWNELSISPVRDREGSLTHFIGIQTDITQRKQSEDALRESEARYRLLADHATDLISRHSNDGTYLYASPASQQLLGYQPEELIGKSVYDLIHPEDLAGTQEKYLLLRNSQDIYTVSYRIRCHNGEYIWFESTCHGLRNQNSQDIDEIIAVSRNITERKQAETLLLERSRLSQLEAEVGTALGHGGSIARILGRCIQAIAQYPDVAGVGIWTLNLNSNQLELQANAGLTVHEHNITETDVLTCSIPYPLPLMKSRTFDFPLVVEGRLVGLMAICSHSTLNDEARGVLGWVANALAVGIDRVKAREELQSRREGLLFRLASQIRDSLDIDTILGTAVSEIRALLQVDQCHFLWYMHIQPNQQPSFAVTHESLNPDLSNGLQDYPPEQIPLLAEKIRMAQTIKIDNLHTTTALDESTCRFLQAAGIFSLLLLPLETRSGQRGAVVCNHYGGSRPWRDSEVELLRAVVDQLAIAIDQAELYAQTRAAALAAQTQAFHLSEALQDLKQKESQLIQSEKMSSLGQMVAGVAHEINNPVNFIYGNLTYAKEYTQDILELLELYQEIYPIATPALQAKAEEIELEFLSEDLPKILSSMEMGADRIRQIVVSLRSFSRLDEAEMKPVNIHDGIDSTLLILQNRLKPKGSSGGIELIKEYGKLPKVECYAGQLNQVFMNLIGNAIDALDNQSEPRIIKITTEIIHPNLKEHKGKLPPLEQVRITIRDNGPGIEDKVKNRLFDPFFTTKPVGKGTGLGLSISYKIVVEQHLGEILCYRDQDNFTAFQVSIPIFQKEQNQ, from the coding sequence ATGAATGCAAGATTTTTAGGTCAAACCATGTTCAGCCCAGAGGGCAATAATCTTTCTCAGGTCATCCACAGGTTTGCTGAAATTCCCTTTGATGATTTGACTCACTTAGCGTCCCATCTAGCCCAGACGCCGATTGCTTTAATTACCTTTATGGATGTCAGCCATCAGTGGTTGAAATCCCAGGTGGGTTTAACGGAAAAAATACATCCCTACTTGAATTTCTGCGAGTTTATTATCTACTTGCAGTGTCAATTTCAGTCGTTAAGGGAGGATCAAGAAGATCCCGATCATTCTTTAACCCCAAACTCCTCTAACTCTACCTTAAAACTATCGCCAGAACCAATTATCATCCCCGATACCTGGGATGATCAACGGTTTTCTAGCCAACCTTTAGTTAAACAGGATCATGGCATTCGGTTTTATCTGGGTATTCCTTTAATCACGACTGATAATTTAATGGTGGGGATGCTGTCGATTATGGATTATCAGCCCCGGAAGTTATCACCGGAAACCATTAAGGCGTTACAAGCTCTCAATAATCAAATTATTAGCCAAATTAATTTACACCGTCAACTGATTCACTCCAAAACCAAACTTAGTCAACTCGAAGATATTATTAATGAACGCAAGCAAGTCTGGGAAGTAGTTCGTCAAGAAAGAGACTTTGTTTGCGCTGTTCTCGACACAGTTAGTGCCTTAGTGATTGTCCTTGATCCCGATGGTCGAATTATTCGGTTTAATCGAACCTGTGAACAACTGACGGGATATTCCGCCGAGGAAGTCGAAGGAAAAACCTTTGATGAGTTGGGGGTCAACCTATTACCCTTGGATTCTGGTAGTCAACCGCATTCTGGAGGGATGATGATTGAGTTTGACGAACCTCCCAAATCAGTGAAAACTCAAAATTCGGTTCCTCTAATCCCCAATCATACCCGTTTAAATGCTTGGGAAACCGAATGGGTTAAACCTAATGGCCAACGCCATTGGATTACTTGGTCAAATACGGCTTTATTTCAGGCGAATGGCCTGATCAAATATGTGATTGCTACGGGAATTGATATTACCGAACGCCGACAGTCCGAAGTGCGGATGGAATTGCTGGAAAGGGCGATTACTGCAAGTCCTAGCGGAATTGTGATTAGCGATTTTGCCGCCACCGATTGTCCGATTATCTACTGTAATCCTGCCTTTGAAAAATTAACCGGCTATTCTCAGGAGGAGGTTTTAGGACGCAATTGTCGGATGCTTCAGGGTGAGGATACTGATCCAAAGGAATTAGCTCGTCTTCGGGATGCGATCGCCCAAAATACTGATTGTAGCGTTACCCTAAAAAATTATCGTAAAGATGGCAATTACTTCTGGAATGAACTGTCGATTTCTCCGGTGCGCGATCGAGAGGGAAGTTTAACCCATTTTATCGGAATTCAAACCGATATTACCCAACGCAAACAGTCTGAGGATGCTTTGCGCGAAAGTGAGGCCCGTTATCGACTTTTGGCTGATCATGCGACGGATTTAATTTCTCGACATAGCAACGATGGCACTTATTTATATGCTTCTCCGGCCAGTCAGCAATTATTGGGATACCAACCGGAAGAATTGATCGGGAAATCGGTCTATGACTTGATTCATCCCGAGGATTTGGCAGGGACTCAAGAGAAATATTTGCTATTAAGAAATAGTCAAGATATTTATACCGTGAGTTACCGAATTCGATGTCACAATGGAGAATATATCTGGTTTGAAAGTACCTGTCATGGCTTGAGAAATCAGAACTCACAAGACATTGATGAAATTATTGCGGTTTCGCGGAATATTACGGAACGAAAACAAGCTGAAACCCTATTATTAGAGCGATCAAGGCTTTCTCAATTGGAAGCAGAAGTGGGAACAGCCCTGGGACATGGGGGGTCGATTGCCAGGATTCTAGGCCGTTGTATACAAGCGATCGCCCAGTATCCCGATGTGGCTGGGGTGGGAATTTGGACATTAAATCTTAATAGCAATCAATTAGAACTCCAAGCCAATGCCGGATTAACTGTTCATGAACATAATATTACCGAAACCGATGTTTTAACCTGTTCGATTCCCTACCCCCTACCCCTAATGAAAAGTCGGACGTTTGATTTTCCCTTGGTGGTGGAAGGGCGTCTAGTGGGGTTAATGGCTATTTGTAGCCACTCCACCCTCAATGATGAAGCTCGGGGGGTTTTGGGATGGGTGGCTAATGCTCTAGCGGTTGGGATTGATCGGGTGAAGGCGCGGGAAGAACTGCAAAGTCGTCGGGAAGGGTTATTATTTCGGTTGGCGAGTCAGATTCGGGATTCCTTAGATATTGATACGATTTTGGGGACGGCCGTGAGTGAAATTCGGGCTTTATTGCAGGTGGATCAATGTCATTTCCTCTGGTATATGCACATTCAACCCAATCAACAACCCAGTTTCGCCGTCACCCACGAATCCCTAAATCCCGATTTATCCAATGGTTTGCAGGATTATCCCCCAGAACAAATCCCTCTGTTAGCCGAAAAAATTCGGATGGCCCAGACGATTAAAATTGATAATCTCCACACCACAACAGCCTTAGATGAATCGACCTGTCGGTTTTTACAGGCGGCGGGGATTTTTTCCCTGTTGTTATTACCCTTGGAAACCCGATCGGGTCAACGGGGGGCGGTAGTTTGTAATCATTATGGGGGATCTCGACCCTGGCGGGACAGTGAGGTGGAGCTTTTACGCGCGGTGGTGGATCAGTTAGCGATCGCCATTGACCAGGCGGAATTATATGCCCAAACCCGGGCGGCGGCCTTAGCAGCCCAAACCCAAGCCTTTCATCTGAGTGAAGCCCTACAGGATTTAAAACAGAAGGAATCTCAATTAATTCAAAGTGAAAAAATGTCGAGTTTAGGACAAATGGTGGCGGGAGTTGCCCATGAAATTAATAATCCGGTTAATTTTATTTATGGGAATCTCACCTATGCCAAGGAATATACTCAAGATATTTTAGAATTGTTGGAATTGTATCAAGAAATTTATCCGATTGCAACTCCCGCCCTTCAAGCTAAAGCTGAAGAAATTGAATTAGAGTTTTTATCAGAAGATTTACCAAAAATTCTATCTTCAATGGAAATGGGAGCCGATCGGATTCGTCAAATTGTAGTGTCTTTGAGAAGTTTCTCGCGATTAGATGAAGCTGAAATGAAGCCTGTCAATATTCATGATGGTATTGATAGTACATTATTAATCTTACAAAATCGCTTAAAACCCAAAGGATCATCCGGTGGGATTGAGTTAATCAAGGAATATGGCAAGTTACCCAAGGTTGAATGTTATGCCGGACAGTTAAATCAAGTGTTTATGAATCTGATTGGGAATGCAATTGATGCCTTAGATAATCAGTCCGAACCTCGAATCATTAAAATTACTACAGAGATCATTCATCCGAATTTGAAAGAACATAAGGGGAAATTACCCCCATTAGAACAGGTTAGAATTACGATTCGAGATAACGGCCCTGGCATTGAAGATAAGGTAAAAAATAGGCTTTTTGACCCATTTTTTACCACAAAACCGGTGGGCAAAGGAACAGGTTTAGGGTTATCAATTAGTTATAAAATTGTGGTAGAACAACATCTAGGAGAAATTCTCTGTTACCGAGATCAAGATAATTTTACCGCATTTCAAGTTTCTATTCCCATATTCCAAAAAGAGCAGAATCAGTAA